TGTTTTGTCTTACAGTGAAACCGAATTGAATAGGACCAAGAGCAACGATCAAAACACAAGCTAAGACAGAGATGGAGCTGTCTCGAATGACTTGGGATGATTCCAACATGCTAGACTGTCTGGAACCCATCCGGTACCAACTTCCCGTGTGTAAGAATGGTCGCCGAAGATCATTCCTTCCCTCCTCCGTCTCCTCCCTGAAActcatctttcttctctcttttttctgaaaaaaatcgTAATCTTTCTTCTGTGGGAATTTTGATTTGGAGGAATTATATGATGGGAGatgtcttctcttctcttttgttaaaaaaaaaaatctgtcgTAGGTTGTGAGCCAATGCGTGGAGAGACGCTGACAGTTTCGGAGTTTTCGACCTCACAGACACTTCTCCTTTGATTCTTTTATAGAAATTTCGGAACAGAAACAAAATATCATTAAGTggagatttttgtttttctccatttttttatgGGAAATTGCACTCTGtatcacaaaaaatatatataattcaatatCTAACAAATTGACCTAAAATCCACATATAGACagtgtattttatataataatgcgATTATGTTTTTCTTCATAACCGGTGCAATCTGAAACAAGAATTATATTAACTAATAACTGGTTAAtgtaaaacaataaattgtgGCCTTATATTTTTCACACATCACTCTCtcataagtttttatttattaaaattgagGAAGGTGAATAGTTTCATTGAAGGAGACTGAGATGTCATCGATAGCTTCATTGGCGACGTTGTGTTAAAAAGAAGACCGTTTACGAAAGCTTGATCGGTGACGGGAAAAGATGCTCTTCGGATTCTAAGAACGATGGTCGTGTGAAAACGATGGAATGGAACCTCAATTAATGTTTGACGTTTGACCGGTGAATATATGGATGTGTCATGCTTTTCGAATTTATATGGTGATGAAGAATAACAATGGTGTACTTTACTGTCTGGAAAAAAAGATGaggtgaagaagatgaaattGCACACTATACTATATTCGACATAATTATAGTATAGTATGTATTCTTTATTGCGGTTATTTATTAAGGTTACTATAGTATTAGATATAGTGTTCTATTCTTTACGtttctttatattattttctttatgtaTGATTGTTTGTAATATAAATTTAGTTTCATCCTAATGTTTCACAAATGTTAGGATTATGTCTAGTTCAAAGATGTTATTTTCATCAACAAATGctcttatttctttttatactattttacatATGATATGCTCAACTAATCTGAAtaaaacatacatttatatactattttatataagattCATACTATGTATTATTTATTGAACAAGTAAATGAgattttaaatgtaatttatagattgtatttgaGTTTATAGGATCCtacttagggtttagatttactaagtaGGGGTTTGACTATAGGAGGATTCGGTGGTTCATTATTTACGCATGTTGTGTTACATCTATATTATATTTGCATTATCTATAGGATTATGTTATATTCGAAGTTACTTACTATACTGTATATTTGTTTTCCATTCTGTTTGACAGTGTGTTATCTTTTTCTGCATATGGTAAATAAATTGGTGTGTTGCCTTCGGTCTCTATGCTAAACCACCATGTCATATCTACCGGTAACAAGACAACCTGTATGTTGAAAGGTTAAAACTGGACTTTTCTTTGCCTAAATGTTAGTGaattaattatgtcaaaatcactGATATATTCTCCATTTCCATTAGTATTTTGTATATTGAGCAAAttctccattttttatgttctataaataataaaaaaatcttgatttaaaaacattttcaatttAATAGATTCGTTGAAACAAATAATACAATCCACTAGAAGTTTCATCTAAGTAATAATCGCTTCGATTTCTATGGATTTTATATAAGATTTGAACGAATCATCATTGACGCATGTTCGCATATTACATATACGACCACTAAAAAATACTCTAAtttatctatctttttttttccaactaatttttctatcttttttttcCATCTAATTTATCTATCTTTTAGATACTCATTCGTATAATATGCGTCTCTGCAGAGTAACTAATTACGTAAAAACTATTGCACTTCAATTTTCATAACTATTACTTTATCTTCAAATTTATCAAACTCGTCCCACATATTGGAACGCACTCAAGGTTGAGGTGGCCGTAGCTTATATATCATAAATCGTAATACCACTTTTGTCTGCTTGTGTTTAATTCCATCTTTGTTGTTCCGGTAAACCATctatttttaagatattttataCATGCAGTGACTAAGAGCATGAATAATGGGACAGACCCATTTAGAATTGTTAAAGCATGATTATTTGAGGCGATAAGAAACgtctcttatattttttttttagaaaacgttttttagtgtttttagtTATAAGCTAAGAACATATCTTATATTAGGTTAAGTGTTTTTTAGTTAAACTTCCCATATTGACAATACGTCAATACACTAgttctttttattaaacaaaaaaggtgACAATTGACAAATGTAGTGGAAAGTTTAGCTAAAAGCTTTAATATACCCAAAAGCAATAAACAACAGAAACGGTTTTACACTTGCCTTGAAGACATGCATAATTGAGACGAAGTTTTATTATACTATTTTTCTGTTATTGAATGAGCTCTAAATCGAGAGAAATCTAATTAGGTGGTGAATGAGGCCACGACAAAAAAAGACAGTAGATATCACACCAAACACGTCTTATTGGGGGTTATGATTCATAGGTTCTTCTGGTTCATCCCCTACTTCAcatataaaaatactattttgctGACCCCAAACTGTAGATTTGTTTATATTCATTGGTTGTCTCGTCATCATCTCTCACGTGTACGTGCCTATGTTCTCTTGTTAACGTTTCCGGATCCCGACACAAGCTTTCTGTTTCACTGTTGTCCCCACTTCTTCTTTAGTTGGAATCTTACAGTCGACGTCGACGatgctttttatttgtttatttgaagATATTTTCAGTCTTCAATTCCAATACCTGTATGGGTTGTTCTGAAGCATACGAAAATGACAGATCAAGAATGAATTACCATCATCAAAGAACCAGTTATAGATATTTACTATaaactaaatgtttttttttttttttttttttttttttttttttttttactataaacTAAATGTAATGTGTGAATAATTACAGATTCAGCTTCGAGACAATAAGTTATAggtaatttatgtttaattcaTTTCGGGGCataaaaaatgattaaacaACTAGGAAAGGTATCTCTTCTTCTGTTCAGTGGAGTATGTTTCATTGTTGCTCATATTTCACTGAACACCATGTAAACGATAACATTGGCATATAACTATAGTTTTTCTCGTAAAAAATAACAgatcaataataaattattctctcttttctttgcaACAATGAATTATTATCatgtaaaacatttattttacagATTTAGGAgcctaaattttcttttttagatCTATTTgcatgtaattttttcaaaaacttagCAAATGTTTAGCTTAGCCCAAGACTGGCCTTGCAAATACAACTAAGGAGATTACTGATGTAATATGTGAATAAATAATAACTGGATCAATGGgcttgaataattaaaaatcttaACAAGACGGGTTTGGGCTTTGAAATGGCCCAGTAGTTGTGACCTAATAAAACACATTTATTGGTCGTCGGAGCGTGAGGGTCAATCTCACAAAAGGCGCGCCTCAGAGAAGATACAACGACGGATCAGAGTCAGACTCGAGAGACGTGGAGAAGTATATACAATAATCCTCTTCTTTCTAAATcaattccaaaaaccctaattgcatCCTCCTGAATTATCGATTCACAACATGGGCGAACAATCCTCGTCTCAGCCACAATCTCCCCAACCCGAGACTCAAACCCTAATTCCGCCGCTATCAAACGGCGCATCCGTCAATTCAACCGAAGTCTCCGGCGATATCGTCTCATCCACCACCATCGACACCCGACGGATCACGGAACTAGGCAACGTCTCGTCTCCCCCTTCCAAAATCCCCCTTCGTCCCCGGAAAATCCGGAAGCTCACGCACGACGACGGCGAAGACGCTAAGGCGGAGGCTGCAGCTAAAGGTAAACCGTCGCAGTCACGCGCCGTAACCCTCCCGAGAATCCACGCGCGCCCCCTCACGTGCGAAGGCGAGCTCGAGGCGGCGATTCACCATCTCCGCAGCGCGGATCCGCTGCTCGTGGAGCTGATCGACGTCTACCCTCCGCCTTCGTTCGAGTCCTTCCCGACTCCCTTCTTGGCTCTGATACGCAACATCCTCTACCAGCAGCTCGCCGCGAAAGCCGGGAACTCGATCTACACTAGGTTCGTCGCTCTCTGCGGCGGAGAGCACGTCGTCGTCCCCGAGACGGTCTTGGCCTTGGACCCTCAGCAGCTTCGTCAGATAGGAGTATCGGGAAGGAAGGCGAGCTACCTCCACGACCTCGCTAGGAAGTATCAAAACGGAATCTTGTCCGATTCCGCGATTGTGAGCATGGATGATAAGTCTCTGTTCACGATGCTGACGATGGTTAATGGGATCGGGTCGTGGTCTGTTCATATGTTTATGATCAATTCTTTGCACAGACCTGATGTTTTGCCGGTTAATGATCTCGGGGCTAGGAAAGGCGTTCAGATGTTGTATAACTTGGAGGAGTTGCCTCGGCCTTCGCAAATGGAGCAGCTTTGTGTTAAGTGGCGGCCGTACAGGTCGGTGGCTTCTTGGTACATGTGGCGGCTTATTGAAGCTAAGGGCGCATCAGCAACGAGTACTGTTTCACCAAGTGTTATGTCGTTGCCGCCGCCCTTAGACGACATTCAACAACAAGAAcatcagcagcagcagcagtcGCAGCAGCTTCTGGATCCTATGAGCGTGTTCAGTATCGGGTAAGTATGATCACTGCTACTTTCGGTGAATGCAAACTAAACGGTTTTTGTTGCTTTGTCTAAAAGATTTGTGGAATGTGTGTATAGTTGATAGTGATATACTTGTCTGTCTTGAGGATTAGAGGTATATAGGAAACTGGTAATGAGCTTTCATGTCATGTGTCCCAAAAACAACTCATGTTCTAAAACACCATCTAATAGTGAGTGATTCATTACCTGGATCGATGTTAAATTTTCAGCAATTGTGAATTTTAGATTTATTGGCTTTCTTTCTCTCTGTATATATGTACTTGCTGTGCAGAATTCTCTTAAGGATTGGTCGTGCATAAACcattttcttgattctttttgACCCATCGTTAGATATATCAGTATGATTTTAAGCATACTGCATTGTTTTATACGCTATATTTCTGATAAACCTTGGATGACATCTTATAACACAGGTCTTGGGGACAGTCATAGCTGGGTCTCCTCTCGCTTTACTGTCTTTGTTTGGAAGGCTTCTTATGTGAGATACTGTTCTTGTCGTCGGCTTCTTCTGTCTAAGTAAAAAAGGTCCGGGAGAAGGAATGAAAGGAACTCTTTTTGTATGCTGTGTGGGTTCATTTGAGACACAAAGCTGACCAAGTTATTAGTCGAGTTAGAGAGTCTGTAATGTAATTTTATGAATAGCTAATGAATGACAAAGGTGTTTTCAAGACAAGCTTCCTTTCTGTTTATGTCTGGAACAGATAGATACACACACCTCATCCTTAATCGGTCTTTAAACCATCTAAGATTCGTTGCTAACATTAAATCGACGTTTAGTTTTTGTTCTGATTCGTCGTTGCTGGTATAAATTAACAGCCACTTGAGAAATATATCTCCATGTAATCGCGAGGTTATCAGATAACTTTTTGGACAAGGATGCCTGGAGGCCCGTTAACGGCCCAAACCTAATCAAGCATAATATAACTAATATCTATAGGTACTAAATTTCAGTAGTCACGATTCGATCTCTGGTCGAGAGGCAAAAAAGCATCCAAAGACTTGTACCCCGCCTGTCGCCGGTGAGTTCTGTTCTGTTCCTCCAAGTGTTGTCCTTAATTTCGTTAAGCTTTTAAACCCTAGTTCTTCTCGCTTTCTGTTTTATCGAAATTAAAAGTTCATCTAATGTAAGAATTATCCGGGGATGAATGTGCTAAGCTTCAATTCGTGCTTCGTACTAACTGGTAATCTGATCTACAACTTATGTTCCAGGGAGGAGTTTTgaacactttaaaaaaaaaaaacgggatCAATGAATGAAGAAGAGCCTTCAGGAAGTAGAGAAGAAGGATGTAGTATATCATTGTTTGATTATTCTGTTGAAAATCATTTGAAGGCAATGGAATCGATCAGTGATCTATGTAATGAAGCTGGCATTGATATTGAGAAGACTGATCTCAACAGACTATCATCATCTGTTACACTCTTGAGGTCAGTAAAAGAGTCAGTTATGTGTATTCATTCATACAACGTTGATCTTAGTTTAGCACTGTATAAATACCGTTGACAAGAAGCTATGCTTTAAGTGGTTGAGATCATTGCAAACTTCTGTATTCGATTTCATGAATGTGTGTTCTGATGAAAATACAAACCAaatgaatagtttttttttttttttttgaataattcatTCTTCTATCCAAGAGACCAGCTGATAATTGTGAATTGCATTGTTAGTAGAAAAGATTCCACAGTGTTTTCTACTCGTTGATTTTGATACTCAATCATCTAATCTCATTTAGGGAATGGAGGCATTTTAGTTATGAACCAAAAAGTTTTGGATTCTATAACGAAGCTGAACAAGGCTGTGAACCAAAGGATGTCAACAGTCACACTTTGCCTCAATTTTCTTCTGCACGAGCTCCTAAGGTGTGTGCCtactaaaacatttttatttcagTCTTGATTCTTACCTTCCATTGCTTCAACAGTAATGCTCTTTCGACTCTCTATTATTATTGGCGCAGGTTAAGATAGATGACGATGAATCATCATCATTTGGTGAACTCAGGTAATAATTTAGATTTACATGATCTGTAATTGTTTAAATCTCAACTTGTTCTGGCTAGCTAGCAAAACTTACAGTGCAtgtttgtgtgtatatatatatcttctctTGTCCTTTTGTTTCCTAGTCATGATCATTTATGTGATGATTTATTAACCTCTGCAGCAAGGATTTTGTTATGCATGTTGGAGGCTCTGTTTGGGCATTGGAGTGGTGTCCCAGAGTTCATGTAAATCCAGATGCTCTGGCAAAATGTGAGgtgattatttcatattttttacttttgatactttacataaataaaaatcataggttTTCATTGctcttgagttttttttcttactgtTGTGCAGTTTCTAGCTGTGGCTACTCATCCGCCTCAATCATACAGCCACAAGATAGGCGTTCGACTTTCAGGCAGGGGCATTATTCAGATATGGTGCATTATAAATGTCAAATGCCAGAACAATAGCGCCCATACATCAGGGAAGAAGACAGCAAAACCTCAAAAGAAACCATCCgctgagtttaataataaaggaGAACCTAAAAAGCCGAGAGGCAGGCCTAGAAAGCATCCAGTAGAGACAACAACAGAGCCTAAGAAGACAAGGGGAAGACCTAAAAGGAAGTGTAGTACTGCTGACCTTCCTATTGGGCTTGATGGTGACGTTCTATACGTTGAAGCTTTGTCTGTTCGATATCCGGAAGAGCCAGTTGTTCCCGAAACTCCTCTTCCGGTAACTGAAACTAAAACCAACAGTGGAAGCTCAGGACAAGTGTTGTCTTCAGAAAATGCAAATATCAAACTTCCCGTtcggagaagaagaacaaaaaccCAACGTGCTGAAGAAGCTTGCAAACCGGCCATGTCAGAAGATAGTGAAGCTGTTGGAAACAACGTGCCAGGCGAACAATCCGCAGGTATCTCTGAAGACGTTGCTCTTCCAAGGGTTATACTATGCCTGGCACACAATGGAAAAGTTGCCTGGGATATGAAATGGCGTCCCTTATCTCCAGATGATTCTCTTGATAAACATAGAATGGGGTACTTAGCTGTCTTGCTGGGGAATGGATCTCTGGAAGTGTAAGTCAGATACTTCTTTTATCCTCCCAATGCATTTACTATGCGAAATGATGGAACAACTTTATGCAGGTGGGATGTTCCAATGCCTCAGGCTATATCAGCTCTATATTTGTCTTCAAATAAAGAAGCGACTGATCCTCGTTTCGTGAAACTGGCTCCCGTTTTCAAATGTTCAAACTTGAAGTGTGGTGATTCACAGAGGTTAGTACATGTCTTACATTTTCCAGTTCTTACCTCGCGCACATAAAACATGTAATTGATTCTTGCTCATCTGTTATCGTACAGTATTCCTTTGACAGTTGAATGGTCGACTTTTGGGAACCCTGACTTCTTACTCGCTGGTTGCCACGATGGCACGGTAATTATTACATTATATTTCACTTTCTTCACATCGTATTTTTATGTCCTTTTATCTCTCATATGTGTGTAAATGTATTGAGGAATAAGTATTGCATTGCTCAGTTGCTTTGgctctgtttttttatttttttttgcatcaggTTGCTCTCTGGAAGTTTTCTATAACTAAATCTTCAGAAGGTATTACAATCTGATATGTTTTTTTCCTTGCCAGATAGTTTCCTTTTTCACATTGGGGCTAGAGAAGTGATTTGTTGGTTTCACATTTGcttttcaattattttgtttttgggtgCAGATACAAGACCTTTGCTTGTCTTTAGCGCAGATACCTCTCCTATAAGGGCAGTTGCATGGGCTCCTGGTGAAAGGTCAGTGACATGAAATCACACCCATAAGATTAGTAATTCTCGTTCTTTTTTTGCTTCACTTAGTTGGAGACTAAGTGGGCATATATAATTCTAATGGGAAATAATCGAATTAATTTCTTCAATAAAAAACAGTGATCAGGAAAGTGCAAACGTAATAGCTACTGCTGGACATGGAGGCCTAAAGTTTTGGGACTTACGGTACACGTCATATATATCAGCTACATCGCTTTTCTTTaagttttgaatatttattttgcgTTACTACATATCTTATTGCTTGCttcctatgttttttttttctgtagtgATCCATGCCGTCCTTTATGGGATTTGCATCCAGTACCAAGGTTTATTTACAGCCTCGATTGGTTACAAGACCCAAAGTACTAAATCGTTTCTCTTTGTTCAGTTGATTACAGTCTTTTGGATCAATCATTTGAAAGTTCTCTTTAAACAAactttgtttttcaaattttcatctGCAGATGTGTATTATTGTCCTTTGAAGATGGAACAATGAGAATCCTAAGCTTGGTGAAGGTAGCCTACGATGTTCCCGCAACCGGAAGGCCTTACCCTAACACAAAACAGCAAGGGTTAAGCGTCTATAACTGTTCATCTTACCCCATCTGGAGTATTCAAGTTTCACGGCTAACAGGTTAATGCTTTTCATGTATTGTGCTTAAATTCAATTGTACAAAGTCACCTCAAGTAAAACTTATTATTACACATCACTGACATAATGTTTTAACGTCATCAGGCATGGCTGCTTACTGCACTGCAGATGGGTCCGTTGTTCATTTCCAGGTCTGTTTATAAAGTCGTTTATTTTTTTACTGCACCTCTTGTGTTGTGTATTTTCTAAAGATTTTCTTCTTTGGTCTTGTTGGGGTCTACAGCTTACGACCAAAGCAGTGGAAAAAGACCCGAGAAACCGGACACCTCACTTCCTCTGTGGACGTCTGACAATGAACGATTCCACCTTTATAGTGCATAGTCCAGCGCCTAATGTGCCAATCATGTTGAAGAAGCTAGTTAGTGAGAACGGTGAAAAACAGAGATGCCTTAAAAGTCTCTTGAATGAATCTCCTGTTTCAGATGGTCAGCCTCTAGGTCAGTTTAAAACTAAATCTCCTGAGCACCTTCAGACCGTATCTGGCACTGGTTTGGGTTGTACCATTGAAaccaatgttaaaaaaaaatcgttagGCGGCGGcatttagacgacttatatgaAATTATTGATTAGGCGGACACCTAAACCAATTTTCTGAGCCgctaaataattgaaaaatctTTTCATTTAGATCTAATTTGCCGATTAGATGGCCCcgcattcttttttttttgaaacactgatTGAAACTAATTTACTTTACATGTGTACAGCTTTTGCACAGGATGAGGAACCGGGATCAGAGTCTGAACCCGAGGGAACTAACAAGAAGGCATCAAAGTCAAAGGATAAAAAGGGAAAGGGGAACACAATAGAGGAGGACGAGAACAGAGGAGCGCTGGTTTGTATTAAAGAAGATGGGGATgaaggagaaggaagaagaaaggaagCAAGTAACAGTAGCAGCGGAGTGAAAGTAGAAAGGCTCCCACCTAAAATGGTGGCGATGCACAAAGTGCGGTGGAATATGAACAAAGGAAGCGAGAGATTGTTGTGTTATGGTGGAGCTGCTGGGATCGTTCGGTGTCAAGAGATTGCTTCATTTGGTTCGGTCGGTAAACCAAACTTGAGGCCTCAGAGATTGTAGAACAGGATCTTGGATGCTTTTTCTttaatatcttaataatttAGTCACTAGTTAATAATAAATGGAAACTGATTCATTCCAAAACCTTATTGATTCTGTCTTCTAAAAAGGGAACAAAAGCCCTGAAAACATGTTAATACAAAACTTCCACTGAGAAGCAAACAGAATCTTACAATGGTCCAACAACATTTTGTGAAAAACAAAACCCTTGAAAACACTACTAACCTTGTGtgtaataataatagtaatccAATTTTGTTTGTTGGATCAGTGTGACGTCGGtgtttaaaataaagaaaagccGAAACAATTGGAAAATGCCCCGGACAAAAACAAAGGGAAGTAGTAGTACCTTTAGTGGTAATGCAACTGGTAAAAAAGGATGAATCTATATTGTAATGTTGTCATACTTGCATCCGACATTGACGGCCGTGGAGGTTCTTGAGCTTAGTGAGTTCTTTCCTTCTCTTTCTAGCTTCCGCTGCTGCCAAGGAGCCTTGCTTCTTCCCCTGTAGAGACATCAAAACACGGTGGCCAGGCGGAGTGACTCCATTAGGCGAGTCAGAGACATCTTCAGGCTTGAAACTAAAAGCTTGTTGTTGCGTTGTTACGGGAAAACCATCTCCCTCTTCTGAGAGGACTTCGGCTGCAGATTCGTTGAGATCATACAAAGGTCTTGTCTCGGTTGAACCAGAGTTCTCTTCTTTGATGCTAGTCAGAGTTTTCGTGACCTCAACTGGTTTTGTTGAAGAATCATCGGTATGGTGCCCGTTTGAAGAAACGACTCTTTGTGGTTCTTCAAACGTAAAGGGGACGCCATTGCTTTGATCAGTAGGAGCAGGGAGAAACCAAGGGCATGGCACGACGTAGAAATGTGTTTTCTGCCCATTATCATCACCACCGGGGTTTCCATTCTCCTGCGTGGTCATGGCTTTGGCAGAAGCTCCTTCGCTAGTGGTGAAAGGTGCTGTGAAACCGTTTTGGCTTTCGAGTGGTGACACCATGGGGTTTGATGGTTGTGTAACATGAGGCCAGCAGAAAAGCTGGTAAGGATTCTGGTTGTAGAAGTAAAAGGGAGTAGTAGATGATGTAGACATCTCAACTTGTGATGGCTTGGGGGACTCTTCAGGTTCTTTTGTCTCTGGTTTTACTGACTTCGCTACCTGTAAAATGGCACATGAGATACGGTAGTGCATGCAATCGTGTTGCTGATACTGACCTGTTCTTTTAAATGCTTGTTAATCGTCTCCAAAGACTGAAACTCTTTCAAGGCCCAATCTTTTTCCTGCCAACAGAGATGTCATTAGCTATTATAACAACGGTCTAGAGATGTGTAAATCGAGTAGTTTTACATACCCTTCTCAGATTCTCGTTCTCATATGCTAGATCAGCTGCTTTTTTACTCAACTCCTCACACATTGcctgtatataatatataatacttacAATAAGCTTTTATGCGGCTAATTTGCGGAATCTAGACCTTAACGATTACAGGTCCAAAAGAACTAATCATAGCTAGTAAACCATATGTACCACCTGTCTTCGTCGAATAGTCTGCCTAGCGGATTCTCTGTTAGCTAGTATTCTTCTGATTCTACGCTCTTCTCTTTCAGCCTAAAAAGCAGTATCGTAAGTTCCCAATAAAGAAACTTAAAAGAGAAAACTTTAAGACCtcttacaaaaataataaacttaCCTCACTTAAATTCTGCCTGGATCGGCCACAGCCACTTGGTCTATTACACCTTAGTGTCGAAGCTAGATTTGGTTTAGGTGTTTCACCATTCGTTTCAGTTTTAACCGGAACTTCAGTTACTTCTCTACTAATCGGTTCTGCTCCTTCTTCTTTCACTGCCAGTTCCTGTTACATAAACATCTGTTTCGTTGTGGTGAAACATATCTATTTCTAGCAAACAAATCTGTTCATAAAGTTGTTTTCCCACTATATAACTTAAATTGGTAAAACGACCAAACAGCTCTTCAgactaaaaaacaaaaaaacaaaaaacaacttCTAGATGATGATGACATCAGTATTGTTTGTACTAATAGGCGTAAACATGTCCTAAGATTATGACAGAACTAACTCTATCATGTTCTGTAATGAACACTATTTTTCTGTCTATTCGATTCGATTATTTGGATCTAAACACAGCAGCTAGAGCGAAAAAGAAACAGTTATAAGAATATGGGGAAAGCGAAGAGACGAGAGACCTCAGCTAGATCCGGAGTAGGTAACGTTTCCGAGTCAGCCGGAGGAGACTCGGTCTTGACTCGCTTCCGAACTCGTTTCCCTTTGCTTCCCCAGCTCGCCGCGGATTCGAAAACCTGCTCTCGCATTACCGCAAGCTGCGCCAAATCCGCCAATGCCTCTGCCGCCTCCAGCTCCGTCATGTTCGCCGCCGCGTCTTCGCCAGACGAAGAGGTAGAACAACAGCTCGATATTGGCTCCAACTCCATCgagaaaaaatattcaaacaaaagattttgaacccgaaaaaaaaaacgtattagaag
This region of Brassica napus cultivar Da-Ae chromosome C5, Da-Ae, whole genome shotgun sequence genomic DNA includes:
- the LOC106402190 gene encoding DNA-3-methyladenine glycosylase 1, with translation MGEQSSSQPQSPQPETQTLIPPLSNGASVNSTEVSGDIVSSTTIDTRRITELGNVSSPPSKIPLRPRKIRKLTHDDGEDAKAEAAAKGKPSQSRAVTLPRIHARPLTCEGELEAAIHHLRSADPLLVELIDVYPPPSFESFPTPFLALIRNILYQQLAAKAGNSIYTRFVALCGGEHVVVPETVLALDPQQLRQIGVSGRKASYLHDLARKYQNGILSDSAIVSMDDKSLFTMLTMVNGIGSWSVHMFMINSLHRPDVLPVNDLGARKGVQMLYNLEELPRPSQMEQLCVKWRPYRSVASWYMWRLIEAKGASATSTVSPSVMSLPPPLDDIQQQEHQQQQQSQQLLDPMSVFSIGSWGQS
- the LOC106401809 gene encoding uncharacterized protein LOC106401809 isoform X1, whose amino-acid sequence is MNEEEPSGSREEGCSISLFDYSVENHLKAMESISDLCNEAGIDIEKTDLNRLSSSVTLLREWRHFSYEPKSFGFYNEAEQGCEPKDVNSHTLPQFSSARAPKVKIDDDESSSFGELSKDFVMHVGGSVWALEWCPRVHVNPDALAKCEFLAVATHPPQSYSHKIGVRLSGRGIIQIWCIINVKCQNNSAHTSGKKTAKPQKKPSAEFNNKGEPKKPRGRPRKHPVETTTEPKKTRGRPKRKCSTADLPIGLDGDVLYVEALSVRYPEEPVVPETPLPVTETKTNSGSSGQVLSSENANIKLPVRRRRTKTQRAEEACKPAMSEDSEAVGNNVPGEQSAGISEDVALPRVILCLAHNGKVAWDMKWRPLSPDDSLDKHRMGYLAVLLGNGSLEVWDVPMPQAISALYLSSNKEATDPRFVKLAPVFKCSNLKCGDSQSIPLTVEWSTFGNPDFLLAGCHDGTVALWKFSITKSSEDTRPLLVFSADTSPIRAVAWAPGESDQESANVIATAGHGGLKFWDLRDPCRPLWDLHPVPRFIYSLDWLQDPKCVLLSFEDGTMRILSLVKVAYDVPATGRPYPNTKQQGLSVYNCSSYPIWSIQVSRLTGMAAYCTADGSVVHFQLTTKAVEKDPRNRTPHFLCGRLTMNDSTFIVHSPAPNVPIMLKKLVSENGEKQRCLKSLLNESPVSDGQPLAFAQDEEPGSESEPEGTNKKASKSKDKKGKGNTIEEDENRGALVCIKEDGDEGEGRRKEASNSSSGVKVERLPPKMVAMHKVRWNMNKGSERLLCYGGAAGIVRCQEIASFGSVGKPNLRPQRL
- the LOC106401809 gene encoding general transcription factor 3C polypeptide 2 isoform X2, with protein sequence MLWQNFLAVATHPPQSYSHKIGVRLSGRGIIQIWCIINVKCQNNSAHTSGKKTAKPQKKPSAEFNNKGEPKKPRGRPRKHPVETTTEPKKTRGRPKRKCSTADLPIGLDGDVLYVEALSVRYPEEPVVPETPLPVTETKTNSGSSGQVLSSENANIKLPVRRRRTKTQRAEEACKPAMSEDSEAVGNNVPGEQSAGISEDVALPRVILCLAHNGKVAWDMKWRPLSPDDSLDKHRMGYLAVLLGNGSLEVWDVPMPQAISALYLSSNKEATDPRFVKLAPVFKCSNLKCGDSQSIPLTVEWSTFGNPDFLLAGCHDGTVALWKFSITKSSEDTRPLLVFSADTSPIRAVAWAPGESDQESANVIATAGHGGLKFWDLRDPCRPLWDLHPVPRFIYSLDWLQDPKCVLLSFEDGTMRILSLVKVAYDVPATGRPYPNTKQQGLSVYNCSSYPIWSIQVSRLTGMAAYCTADGSVVHFQLTTKAVEKDPRNRTPHFLCGRLTMNDSTFIVHSPAPNVPIMLKKLVSENGEKQRCLKSLLNESPVSDGQPLAFAQDEEPGSESEPEGTNKKASKSKDKKGKGNTIEEDENRGALVCIKEDGDEGEGRRKEASNSSSGVKVERLPPKMVAMHKVRWNMNKGSERLLCYGGAAGIVRCQEIASFGSVGKPNLRPQRL
- the BNAC05G15020D gene encoding uncharacterized protein BNAC05G15020D, which gives rise to MELEPISSCCSTSSSGEDAAANMTELEAAEALADLAQLAVMREQVFESAASWGSKGKRVRKRVKTESPPADSETLPTPDLAEELAVKEEGAEPISREVTEVPVKTETNGETPKPNLASTLRCNRPSGCGRSRQNLSEAEREERRIRRILANRESARQTIRRRQAMCEELSKKAADLAYENENLRREKDWALKEFQSLETINKHLKEQVAKSVKPETKEPEESPKPSQVEMSTSSTTPFYFYNQNPYQLFCWPHVTQPSNPMVSPLESQNGFTAPFTTSEGASAKAMTTQENGNPGGDDNGQKTHFYVVPCPWFLPAPTDQSNGVPFTFEEPQRVVSSNGHHTDDSSTKPVEVTKTLTSIKEENSGSTETRPLYDLNESAAEVLSEEGDGFPVTTQQQAFSFKPEDVSDSPNGVTPPGHRVLMSLQGKKQGSLAAAEARKRRKELTKLKNLHGRQCRMQV